A DNA window from Parabacteroides johnsonii DSM 18315 contains the following coding sequences:
- a CDS encoding replication-associated recombination protein A translates to MMSQPLAERLRPKTLDDYIGQKHLVGPGAVLRKMIDAGRVPSFILWGPPGVGKTTLAQIISNKLEAPFYTLSAISSGVKDVREVIEKAKGNRFFNTVSPILFIDEIHRFSKSQQDSLLNAVETGVVTLIGATTENPSFEVIRPLLSRCQVYVLKSLEKADLLTLLNKAVTEDIVLKDMNIVLTETDAMLRYSGGDARKLLNILELVVAAEEGNEKIEITDEKVVERLQENPAAYDKGGEMHYDIISAFIKSIRGSDPDAAIYWLARMVAGGEDPEFIARRLVISASEDIGLANPNALLLANACFDALKKIGWPEGRIILAETTVYLACSPKSNSAYMAINDALELVNRTGNLPVPLHLRNAPTKLMAELNYGKDYKYAHDYENHFVKQEFLPKEILNERLWKGQENPSEHKLIEQMRRLWGDRY, encoded by the coding sequence ATGATGAGTCAACCGTTAGCAGAGAGATTACGTCCGAAAACGTTGGACGATTATATCGGGCAGAAACACCTGGTAGGTCCGGGGGCTGTTCTTAGAAAGATGATTGATGCGGGTCGTGTCCCCTCTTTTATATTGTGGGGACCTCCGGGAGTAGGAAAGACTACGCTGGCGCAGATTATTTCAAATAAGCTGGAAGCTCCGTTCTATACGTTAAGCGCAATTAGTTCAGGAGTAAAAGATGTGCGAGAGGTAATAGAAAAGGCAAAAGGTAATCGCTTTTTCAATACCGTTTCACCGATCCTGTTTATTGACGAAATACATCGCTTTAGCAAGTCGCAGCAGGATTCCTTGCTCAATGCAGTAGAGACTGGTGTGGTAACCTTAATCGGAGCCACAACGGAGAATCCCTCGTTCGAAGTTATCCGTCCGTTGCTTTCCCGTTGTCAGGTATATGTTTTGAAGTCATTGGAGAAAGCTGATCTGTTGACTTTGTTGAATAAGGCAGTTACGGAAGATATCGTATTGAAGGATATGAATATCGTGTTGACCGAAACGGATGCCATGTTGCGTTATTCCGGTGGTGATGCACGAAAATTGCTGAATATCTTAGAACTCGTAGTGGCAGCAGAAGAAGGGAATGAAAAGATTGAAATAACAGATGAAAAGGTGGTAGAGCGCTTGCAGGAAAATCCGGCGGCGTATGATAAAGGAGGAGAGATGCATTATGATATTATATCCGCTTTCATCAAATCCATTCGCGGAAGTGATCCGGATGCTGCTATCTATTGGCTGGCTCGTATGGTTGCCGGTGGTGAAGATCCGGAATTTATAGCCCGTCGTTTGGTTATTTCAGCCTCGGAAGATATCGGATTAGCGAATCCGAATGCTCTATTGTTGGCAAATGCCTGTTTTGATGCCTTGAAGAAAATCGGTTGGCCTGAAGGACGGATCATTTTGGCGGAAACAACCGTTTATCTGGCATGCAGTCCTAAAAGTAATTCGGCTTATATGGCGATTAATGATGCGTTGGAGTTGGTGAACCGTACAGGAAACCTGCCTGTTCCCCTTCATCTGCGAAATGCACCGACAAAGTTGATGGCGGAACTGAATTACGGAAAAGACTACAAATATGCACACGATTATGAAAATCATTTTGTCAAGCAAGAGTTCCTTCCAAAGGAGATTTTGAACGAACGGCTGTGGAAAGGACAGGAAAATCCGTCCGAACATAAACTAATTGAACAAATGAGACGTTTGTGGGGGGACCGGTATTAG
- the serC gene encoding 3-phosphoserine/phosphohydroxythreonine transaminase, with translation MKKHNFYAGPSILSEYTIKNTAAAVENFAGMGLSLLEISHRSKEFIAVNDEARALIKELLDVPAGYEVVFLGGGASMQFCMVPYNLLNKKASYLDTGTWSSKAIKEAKLFGEVEVVASSKDKNYTYIPKDYTIADDADYFHFTTNNTIYGTETRKDPDVKQRLVADMSSDIFSRPIDVSKYDIIYAGAQKNLAPAGVTLAIVRVDALGHVERPIPTMLNYKTHIDKDSMFNTPPVLPIYAALQTLKWYKEQGGVAAMEKKDMENAAILYDEIDRNKLFRGTVAAEDRSIMNVCFVMNDEYKDLEDEFSKFAAAAGMVGIKGHRSVGGFRASLYNAMPKSSVEALVACMKDFEKQH, from the coding sequence ATGAAGAAGCACAATTTTTATGCAGGTCCCTCTATCTTGAGCGAGTATACAATTAAAAATACGGCTGCTGCGGTAGAGAATTTTGCGGGTATGGGTTTATCTCTTCTTGAAATCTCCCACAGAAGTAAAGAATTCATTGCTGTGAACGATGAGGCGCGTGCGCTGATCAAAGAATTGCTGGATGTTCCTGCCGGTTATGAGGTTGTTTTCCTGGGTGGAGGTGCAAGCATGCAGTTCTGTATGGTGCCTTACAATCTCTTGAATAAGAAAGCTTCTTATTTAGATACCGGTACATGGTCGTCCAAAGCTATCAAGGAAGCTAAATTGTTCGGAGAAGTTGAGGTCGTAGCATCTTCTAAGGATAAGAACTATACATATATTCCGAAGGATTATACGATTGCCGACGATGCGGACTATTTTCACTTTACGACCAATAATACGATTTACGGAACGGAAACTCGCAAGGATCCGGATGTGAAACAGCGTTTGGTTGCCGATATGTCGTCCGATATTTTCTCCCGTCCGATCGATGTGTCCAAATATGACATCATCTATGCCGGAGCACAGAAAAATTTGGCTCCTGCCGGTGTGACATTGGCTATTGTACGTGTAGATGCTTTGGGACATGTGGAGCGGCCGATTCCGACAATGTTGAACTATAAGACTCATATTGACAAAGATTCTATGTTTAACACTCCTCCCGTACTGCCTATCTATGCCGCTTTGCAGACATTGAAATGGTATAAGGAACAAGGCGGTGTTGCCGCTATGGAAAAGAAGGATATGGAAAATGCCGCTATCCTGTATGATGAAATCGATCGTAACAAGCTGTTTAGAGGGACTGTCGCGGCTGAAGACCGTTCTATCATGAATGTATGTTTCGTGATGAATGACGAATATAAAGACCTGGAAGACGAATTCAGCAAATTTGCTGCGGCTGCAGGTATGGTCGGTATCAAGGGACACCGTTCTGTCGGTGGTTTCCGGGCTTCTCTGTACAACGCAATGCCAAAGAGTAGTGTTGAAGCTTTGGTTGCATGTATGAAAGATTTTGAAAAACAGCATTGA
- a CDS encoding site-specific integrase, whose protein sequence is MEKVIYNLVFNRKKRLNAEGKALIQVEAYLNRQKKYFSTKIYVKPTQWDSKRKAVRNHPNMDELNQYIEDYITYLERIELDMVQSGRPFSLRYLRERGDFESVSTSFVSFMKNEIDHSNLRLSTLKNHLSTLQVLCQYQPQVSFDDLTFNFLCDFEHFLLEQKYHRNTIAKHMKHLKRYVNLAINKDLFELQKYPFRKYKIKYMESKRGHLTPEELGRLEKVAPKLQRTLRRTLDMFLFSCYTGLRFSDIVNIRPDNFHLIDDKLWLVYSSVKTDVNVRLPLFLLFDGKALAVYERYRKRYSRTLFGVSVSANSNVNKQLKRICRLAEIDKRLSFHMARHTNATLLLYNGANITTVQKLLGHKSVRTTEIYSDIMDMTVIRDLENITLK, encoded by the coding sequence ATGGAAAAAGTTATTTACAATCTGGTGTTCAATCGGAAAAAGCGGTTGAATGCAGAAGGAAAGGCTTTGATTCAGGTAGAGGCTTACTTGAATAGGCAAAAGAAGTATTTCTCAACAAAAATCTATGTTAAGCCCACGCAGTGGGATAGCAAGAGGAAAGCTGTGAGGAACCATCCTAATATGGATGAGCTCAATCAGTACATTGAGGATTATATTACTTATTTGGAACGGATCGAATTAGATATGGTCCAGAGCGGACGTCCGTTCTCTTTGAGGTATTTGAGAGAGAGAGGAGATTTTGAGTCTGTTTCTACCTCTTTTGTCTCTTTTATGAAAAATGAGATCGATCATAGTAATTTAAGACTGTCCACATTGAAAAACCACTTATCCACTTTGCAGGTTTTGTGCCAGTATCAGCCACAAGTCTCTTTTGACGATCTCACCTTTAATTTCCTGTGTGATTTTGAACATTTTCTTCTTGAGCAAAAGTATCACCGAAATACGATTGCCAAGCATATGAAGCATCTGAAAAGATATGTTAACCTGGCGATTAATAAGGATTTGTTTGAATTGCAGAAATATCCTTTTCGCAAATATAAGATTAAATATATGGAGAGCAAGCGTGGTCATCTGACACCGGAAGAATTGGGGAGGTTGGAGAAAGTCGCTCCTAAATTGCAACGGACGCTCAGACGGACGCTCGATATGTTTCTTTTCAGTTGTTATACAGGGCTTCGCTTTTCCGATATTGTAAATATACGACCGGATAATTTTCATCTGATCGATGATAAGTTATGGCTGGTCTATTCATCGGTCAAGACGGATGTGAACGTCCGGCTTCCTTTGTTCCTGCTGTTCGACGGAAAAGCTCTTGCAGTCTATGAACGCTATCGCAAGCGTTATTCAAGAACGCTGTTTGGAGTTTCTGTTTCGGCAAACTCGAATGTGAATAAACAATTGAAAAGGATTTGCCGGCTGGCGGAAATAGATAAAAGGCTGTCTTTCCACATGGCACGCCATACCAATGCGACCCTATTGTTATATAATGGGGCGAATATCACGACAGTCCAAAAGCTATTAGGGCATAAAAGCGTACGGACAACGGAAATCTATAGTGATATTATGGATATGACTGTTATACGTGACCTGGAAAATATCACATTGAAATAA
- a CDS encoding RagB/SusD family nutrient uptake outer membrane protein, translating to MMNRLNIKSMFAAVAIASVTFTSCDGYLETFPSDSLVSTDAITTLQDVETALNGTYYSLKSASYYGCDFVSRAEVGGEDVQTISSGGLRTDTYYRFTHRQNNSPENLWSYPYAVINRANVLLNAIETGALPTGDELNNAKGEALALRALCHFNLLITYGKPYFVENGATPGVVLVKDVLSADDLPGRSTVAEGYEMVINDLEEALKCIGTEVKDGRFNSWAVKGLLARVNLYKRDWDKAFSYAEDVINNSPYSLLKTEDYVAAWSGRYSSESVFDLEISDLDAGDREMFGYVVDPEGYAAVSNTKEFEDLINENPDDIRRNLLSETSVKGRTYMNKYPGINGKTAVNNIRVIRLSDIYLIAAEAALKKPSADQASANKYLNAIIKRAIPSASDVTATEALVLKERRKELVMEGHRFHDIMRLGITVTRKGGYHFLNNTDLISPSYQDYRTILAIPQSEIDVNPNIKQNEGYF from the coding sequence ATGATGAATAGACTAAATATAAAATCTATGTTTGCTGCTGTAGCAATCGCTTCAGTAACATTTACATCTTGTGATGGATATCTGGAAACTTTCCCTTCAGATTCATTGGTCAGTACAGATGCTATCACGACTTTACAAGATGTAGAAACAGCACTAAATGGTACATACTACAGTTTAAAAAGTGCCAGCTATTATGGTTGTGATTTTGTATCACGTGCTGAAGTGGGGGGTGAAGATGTACAGACAATTTCTTCCGGTGGTTTAAGAACCGATACTTATTATCGTTTCACACACCGTCAGAATAACTCTCCGGAAAACTTGTGGAGTTATCCGTATGCTGTTATCAATCGTGCGAATGTATTGCTGAATGCAATTGAAACAGGAGCCCTTCCTACAGGAGACGAGCTCAATAATGCAAAAGGAGAGGCTTTGGCCCTTCGGGCTTTATGCCATTTTAATCTCTTGATTACATACGGAAAGCCTTATTTTGTGGAAAATGGAGCGACTCCGGGTGTCGTACTGGTAAAGGATGTTTTGAGTGCAGACGACCTTCCTGGTCGTTCCACTGTAGCAGAAGGATATGAAATGGTTATCAACGACTTGGAAGAAGCTTTAAAATGTATCGGGACAGAAGTAAAAGACGGACGTTTCAATAGTTGGGCAGTAAAAGGGTTACTGGCACGTGTCAATCTATATAAAAGAGATTGGGATAAAGCTTTTTCTTATGCTGAGGATGTAATTAATAATTCTCCGTATTCTTTGCTGAAAACAGAGGATTATGTTGCAGCATGGTCAGGAAGATACTCTTCAGAATCTGTATTTGATTTGGAAATCTCAGATTTGGATGCAGGTGATCGTGAAATGTTTGGATATGTGGTCGATCCTGAAGGATATGCGGCAGTTTCCAATACGAAAGAGTTTGAAGATCTTATCAATGAGAATCCGGATGACATCCGTCGTAATTTGTTGAGTGAGACATCGGTCAAGGGACGTACTTATATGAATAAATATCCAGGCATCAATGGTAAAACGGCTGTAAACAATATCCGTGTAATTCGTCTATCAGATATTTATTTGATTGCTGCTGAGGCTGCATTAAAAAAACCTTCTGCAGATCAGGCAAGTGCAAACAAATATTTGAATGCAATTATTAAACGTGCTATTCCTTCTGCTTCAGATGTGACTGCTACCGAAGCATTGGTCTTGAAAGAAAGACGCAAGGAATTAGTGATGGAAGGTCATCGTTTTCATGATATCATGCGTTTGGGAATTACGGTAACTCGTAAGGGGGGATATCATTTCCTGAACAATACAGATCTTATATCTCCGAGTTATCAGGATTATCGTACAATTTTGGCAATACCACAGTCTGAAATAGATGTTAATCCTAACATCAAACAGAATGAAGGGTACTTCTAA
- a CDS encoding AAA family ATPase: MEAPFVYGRIADDLNFTDREDEVALLTQNFKNLINTIIISPRRWGKTSLVNKCARLLSEESKDILVCQVDIFNCRTEEQFYTAYANALMRISTSAWEEFVAGVKKYLSRMAPTVSLSEGSQNYELSFGISFKDNRLSYDEILDLPQQIAKDKGKKIIVCIDEFQNINEYEDSLAFQRKLRAHWQTHTSVCYCLYGSKRHMLLSIFNDYSMPFYKFGDILFLQKIERKDWAAFISQRFVDTGKQISDELSGMIADKMKNHPYYTQQLSQQTWLRTSKDCSEAIVNEAFSSLIGQLSLLFTNIIDTLTSRQISFLIAVADGVVNFSSKDILKQYQLGTSANIKNLKKATLEKDLIDILPGNTIEIQDPAFEYWLKNVYQNPIR; the protein is encoded by the coding sequence ATGGAGGCTCCATTTGTTTACGGGCGTATTGCCGATGACTTAAATTTTACTGATAGGGAAGACGAGGTTGCTTTGTTAACGCAAAACTTCAAGAATCTCATTAATACCATTATTATATCTCCACGCCGCTGGGGTAAAACGTCTTTGGTAAATAAATGTGCCAGACTTTTATCCGAAGAGAGTAAGGATATACTGGTCTGTCAGGTCGATATTTTTAATTGTAGGACGGAAGAACAATTTTATACAGCTTATGCTAATGCCTTAATGCGGATATCTACTTCTGCTTGGGAGGAATTCGTAGCAGGAGTAAAAAAATACTTGAGCCGAATGGCACCTACCGTTTCTCTTTCTGAGGGTAGTCAAAACTATGAATTGTCTTTTGGTATCAGTTTTAAAGATAACCGGTTATCTTATGATGAAATATTAGATTTGCCACAACAAATTGCTAAAGATAAGGGTAAAAAGATAATTGTCTGTATCGATGAATTTCAAAATATCAACGAATATGAGGATTCACTTGCATTTCAACGTAAACTTCGTGCCCATTGGCAGACGCATACATCTGTCTGCTATTGTTTGTACGGGAGTAAACGTCATATGTTACTGAGTATTTTCAATGATTACAGTATGCCTTTTTATAAATTTGGCGATATCTTATTCTTACAAAAAATAGAACGAAAAGACTGGGCTGCATTTATATCCCAACGGTTTGTTGATACCGGAAAGCAAATATCGGATGAACTATCAGGTATGATTGCCGATAAAATGAAAAATCACCCGTATTATACTCAGCAATTAAGCCAGCAAACTTGGCTGCGTACTTCAAAGGATTGCTCAGAGGCTATTGTCAATGAGGCGTTCAGCAGCTTAATCGGACAATTGAGCCTGCTATTTACCAATATAATAGATACTTTAACTTCCCGTCAAATTAGCTTTTTGATAGCAGTTGCTGATGGAGTGGTTAATTTTTCTTCTAAAGACATTTTGAAACAATATCAACTGGGAACTTCAGCAAACATTAAAAACCTGAAAAAAGCGACACTTGAAAAAGACTTGATCGATATATTGCCTGGCAATACAATAGAAATCCAAGATCCAGCTTTTGAGTATTGGCTTAAAAATGTGTATCAGAATCCAATAAGATAG
- a CDS encoding SusC/RagA family TonB-linked outer membrane protein: MKAQEVGVKPKVNVVLEGDNQMLDEVMVVAYGTAKKSAFTGSAATIKSEKITSRQTSNVTNALTGQVAGVQTTSNSGQPGKDAEVRIRGIGSISASNKPLYVVDGVPYDGEISAISTSDIESMTVLKDAASNALYGARGANGVILITTKKGKSGEARVSFDAKWGVNKRGVPNYETINDPAKFYELNYSSIYNADLKGYAAAGDLVNANAYANQALLSGTYLGYQVYSVPTGEQLIGMDGKLNPKATLGYSDGTYYYTPDNWSDEIFENNVRQEYNLSVSGASDKMNYYMSAGYLDDQGIVPNSGFQRYSARLKADYQVKSWLKMGANVSFTHYDSREQDTEGGSSNANIFYASNIMGAIYPMYIRDTQGNIMTDNRGFQRYDYGKKGQDTNGSRNTIPNANPLASYMLDKMKYSGDVVSGKWFADVDIWGGIKAKVNIGVDANNVRNTDMVNPFYGQYSETTGVGGLISVSTQRTFSVNQQYLLTYNKTFNDVHNLDVLAGHESYNYKYQYLYGQREKLYNPNVPELDNGISNQYNSSYSKDYATEGWLFRVQYDYDGKYFGSASYRRDASSCFHPDNRWGNFWSIGAGWLLNKEAFLENQSWINMLKFKISYGLQGNDNLMYQGGLYRNYYPYQDQFTLANSNGDFSTSLYYKGNKDITWETSHSFNTGFDFTLWGGKLSGSAEYFSRKTTDMLYFKPVAASMGYSRFPENVGSMVNRGVEIDLNSNIIETKDFSWSVNLNLTHFKNKVLELAPELNGQMIDGSRIYREGESMYQLYLPKYAGVNPETGESQWALLKPDADGNTVTTSYSTATENRFATGDILPKIYGGFGTSFTAYGFDLSISFAYQVGGRVLDYTYQELMSPAATGSALHKDMLNVWTSENKNTNIPRMNITDKYTNRLSDRFLTSSDYLSLQNITLGYTLPKNLTRKLQIEGVRLYFVADNVALLTARKGLDPRQGYVASDNVYSPIRTISGGISLNF, from the coding sequence ATGAAGGCTCAGGAAGTTGGAGTTAAGCCGAAAGTAAATGTGGTGTTGGAAGGTGACAATCAGATGCTTGATGAAGTGATGGTTGTTGCTTATGGTACAGCAAAGAAAAGTGCTTTCACTGGATCTGCTGCAACAATTAAAAGCGAGAAAATCACATCTCGTCAAACCTCAAATGTTACAAATGCTTTGACTGGACAGGTTGCTGGTGTACAGACAACGAGTAATAGCGGACAGCCTGGTAAAGATGCTGAAGTCCGGATTCGTGGTATCGGATCTATTTCTGCCAGCAATAAACCTTTATATGTAGTTGACGGTGTTCCCTATGACGGTGAGATTTCGGCGATTAGTACTTCTGATATCGAATCTATGACTGTGTTGAAAGATGCTGCTTCTAATGCGTTGTATGGTGCCCGTGGTGCTAATGGTGTTATTTTGATTACGACTAAAAAAGGTAAAAGTGGTGAAGCTCGTGTCAGCTTTGATGCAAAATGGGGGGTAAATAAACGTGGAGTACCTAATTATGAAACAATTAATGACCCTGCGAAATTCTATGAACTGAATTATTCTTCTATTTATAATGCAGACTTGAAAGGCTATGCTGCAGCTGGTGATCTGGTAAATGCTAATGCATATGCTAATCAAGCTTTACTTTCCGGTACTTATTTAGGATATCAGGTCTATTCTGTGCCGACAGGAGAACAGTTGATTGGTATGGATGGAAAATTGAATCCTAAAGCTACACTTGGTTATTCCGATGGAACTTATTATTATACTCCGGATAATTGGTCTGATGAAATTTTCGAAAATAATGTTCGTCAGGAATATAATTTAAGTGTTAGCGGTGCTTCTGACAAAATGAATTATTATATGTCCGCTGGCTATCTGGATGATCAAGGTATTGTCCCTAATTCAGGTTTCCAACGTTATTCTGCTCGTTTGAAAGCTGATTATCAAGTGAAATCATGGTTGAAGATGGGAGCTAATGTTTCATTTACTCACTATGATAGCCGTGAACAGGATACAGAAGGGGGATCTTCAAATGCGAACATATTCTATGCTTCTAATATTATGGGAGCGATATATCCGATGTATATCCGTGATACGCAGGGAAATATAATGACCGATAACCGTGGCTTCCAACGTTATGATTATGGAAAGAAAGGACAAGATACGAATGGATCTCGTAATACTATCCCTAATGCTAATCCACTGGCCAGCTACATGTTGGACAAAATGAAATATTCCGGAGACGTAGTTAGTGGCAAATGGTTTGCGGATGTTGATATCTGGGGTGGTATTAAGGCTAAGGTGAATATTGGAGTGGATGCCAATAATGTTCGTAATACTGATATGGTGAATCCGTTTTATGGGCAATATTCGGAAACGACAGGTGTCGGTGGTTTGATTTCCGTTTCAACCCAACGTACATTTAGTGTAAATCAACAGTATTTATTGACATACAATAAAACGTTTAATGATGTACACAATCTGGATGTTTTAGCAGGCCATGAAAGTTATAACTATAAATACCAATATTTATATGGCCAGCGTGAAAAACTGTATAATCCGAATGTTCCGGAATTGGATAATGGTATTTCAAATCAATATAACTCATCTTATTCAAAAGATTATGCAACTGAAGGTTGGTTGTTCCGTGTTCAGTATGATTATGACGGAAAATATTTCGGTTCAGCTTCTTATCGTCGTGATGCTTCTTCTTGTTTCCATCCGGATAATCGTTGGGGTAACTTTTGGTCTATTGGTGCAGGTTGGTTATTGAATAAAGAAGCTTTTCTGGAAAATCAAAGTTGGATTAATATGTTGAAGTTTAAAATCAGTTATGGTTTGCAGGGTAATGACAATTTGATGTATCAAGGTGGGTTATATCGCAACTATTATCCATATCAAGATCAGTTTACTTTGGCAAACAGTAATGGAGATTTCTCAACATCTCTATATTATAAAGGGAATAAAGATATTACATGGGAAACTTCTCATAGCTTCAATACCGGTTTTGACTTTACGTTGTGGGGAGGTAAGCTGAGTGGTTCTGCAGAATACTTCTCTCGTAAGACTACGGATATGCTTTATTTCAAACCAGTTGCAGCCTCAATGGGATATTCTCGTTTCCCGGAAAATGTCGGTTCTATGGTGAATCGTGGCGTTGAAATCGATTTGAATTCGAATATTATTGAAACAAAAGATTTTTCATGGAGTGTAAATTTGAACTTGACTCACTTCAAAAATAAAGTGTTGGAACTGGCGCCTGAACTGAATGGCCAGATGATTGATGGTAGTCGTATCTATCGTGAAGGAGAATCTATGTATCAGCTTTATTTACCGAAGTATGCCGGTGTAAATCCTGAAACAGGGGAAAGCCAGTGGGCTTTATTGAAACCGGATGCTGATGGTAACACTGTTACAACGTCTTATTCTACTGCTACAGAAAATCGTTTTGCAACAGGAGATATTCTTCCCAAAATATATGGAGGATTCGGTACAAGTTTTACTGCTTATGGTTTTGATTTGTCAATCTCATTCGCTTACCAGGTGGGGGGACGTGTTTTGGACTACACATACCAGGAATTGATGAGCCCTGCTGCTACAGGTAGTGCTTTGCATAAAGATATGCTGAATGTATGGACTTCTGAAAACAAGAATACAAACATTCCTCGTATGAATATAACTGATAAGTACACAAACAGATTGTCTGACCGCTTTTTGACAAGCTCTGATTATCTGAGTCTGCAAAATATCACGTTGGGTTATACTCTGCCGAAAAACTTGACTCGCAAGTTACAGATTGAAGGCGTCCGTTTGTACTTTGTTGCAGATAATGTTGCATTGTTGACTGCTCGTAAAGGGCTGGATCCACGTCAAGGTTATGTCGCTTCTGATAATGTTTATTCACCGATCCGTACGATCTCAGGTGGTATATCATTGAATTTCTAA
- a CDS encoding RagB/SusD family nutrient uptake outer membrane protein codes for MKLTNKYIMFATATLILASCDLDKYPEGQYVSDGQKEETIKDRPNLITAEVNAMAAKLNAFGTISDDASTSHNDYGVPAVSMALESGGQDLVALVTGYNWFNTSQNYSDRVYDSSMDELIWKTFYNHLKAANNVLSLIDPATEDASLKTYRGQALAARAYDYLNLVQIYQFTYAGHENALAVPIVTEKMSDEEMQNNPRATVQQVYDQIMSDLNQAAELLAGFDNGANKDQLDEAVVYGLRARANLLMQKWADAAKDAERAIAGGTPQSLAEVSTPTFNSATANSWLWGVMITPDNDVVQTGIINWPSHLCSFTGNGYTSGVPDGYRKVNTALYDQIPDTDIRKQWFLSPDNTSSLIDNEKIEGYSIVEYFGLEPYVNTKFGAYQSVFGNTTNASDWPLMRVEEMYLIKAEAEAMSGNLAAGKSTLENFVQAYRDPSFVSKATSPQQFQDEVWLQRRMELWGEGHSLFDLLRLKKPVVRKNTNYHASVQFNLEPESQIMIYRIPQCEMETNTGISDTDNNPAAPQPTL; via the coding sequence ATGAAATTAACAAACAAATATATAATGTTCGCAACCGCCACTCTTATACTGGCATCTTGCGATTTGGATAAATATCCTGAAGGCCAATATGTCTCTGACGGGCAGAAAGAAGAAACGATCAAAGACAGACCTAACTTGATCACGGCTGAGGTAAATGCTATGGCTGCTAAATTGAATGCTTTCGGAACGATCTCCGATGATGCATCTACTTCTCATAATGATTATGGAGTCCCAGCTGTCTCTATGGCGTTGGAGTCAGGAGGACAGGACCTTGTTGCATTAGTGACAGGATATAATTGGTTTAACACTTCCCAAAACTATTCTGACCGTGTTTATGACAGTTCTATGGATGAGCTGATCTGGAAAACTTTTTATAATCATCTGAAGGCAGCCAATAACGTATTGAGCTTGATTGATCCTGCCACAGAAGACGCTTCTTTGAAAACTTATCGTGGTCAAGCCTTGGCTGCTCGTGCATACGACTATTTGAATCTGGTTCAGATTTATCAGTTTACATATGCAGGTCATGAGAATGCTTTGGCGGTTCCTATTGTAACAGAAAAGATGTCTGACGAAGAAATGCAAAATAATCCTCGTGCTACAGTTCAGCAGGTATATGATCAGATTATGAGCGATTTGAATCAAGCTGCAGAATTGTTGGCCGGTTTTGATAATGGAGCGAATAAGGACCAATTAGATGAAGCGGTCGTATATGGCTTGCGTGCCCGTGCCAATCTGTTGATGCAGAAATGGGCTGATGCTGCAAAAGATGCAGAAAGAGCTATTGCCGGCGGAACTCCGCAATCATTGGCAGAAGTATCTACTCCGACATTTAATTCAGCTACTGCAAATTCTTGGTTATGGGGTGTCATGATTACTCCGGATAACGATGTTGTACAAACAGGTATCATAAATTGGCCTTCTCATTTATGTTCTTTTACGGGGAATGGATATACTTCAGGCGTGCCTGACGGATACAGAAAAGTAAATACGGCTTTATATGACCAGATCCCGGATACAGATATTCGTAAACAATGGTTTTTGTCTCCGGATAACACATCTTCGTTGATAGACAACGAAAAGATAGAAGGTTATTCTATTGTTGAGTATTTTGGTCTTGAACCATATGTAAACACTAAATTTGGTGCTTATCAGAGTGTGTTTGGGAACACAACTAATGCTTCGGATTGGCCGTTGATGCGTGTGGAAGAAATGTATTTGATTAAAGCGGAGGCTGAAGCAATGAGTGGAAATCTGGCGGCAGGTAAGTCTACATTGGAAAACTTTGTGCAAGCATATCGCGATCCTTCTTTTGTTAGCAAAGCAACTTCGCCACAGCAATTTCAAGATGAGGTCTGGCTGCAGCGTCGTATGGAACTTTGGGGTGAAGGTCATTCGTTGTTCGATCTTCTGCGCTTAAAGAAGCCGGTTGTACGTAAAAATACGAATTATCATGCTTCCGTACAGTTTAATTTGGAGCCGGAATCCCAAATAATGATCTATCGTATCCCACAATGTGAAATGGAAACCAATACAGGCATTTCTGATACAGATAATAATCCGGCTGCTCCACAACCTACCTTATAA